From a single Lewinella sp. LCG006 genomic region:
- a CDS encoding alpha-amylase family glycosyl hydrolase produces MHPILYEINTRVWRKRFGAATQLLEVPDAYWQQLGVLGVDYVWLMGVWKTGPNALNYALEEGLKQAYSRVLPDWTEEDIIGSPYAIDRYELDPALGQPGDLKLLKAKLNNYGLKLMLDFVPNHFHAESSWITQHPDVFLEVGEDQLAHDQVTYYRLPANQAKIFAHGKDPYFAAWQDTVQVNYAAPAARAFMQEQLLEIAEVCDAVRCDMAMLTLADVFRQTWGHVLHEQTETLYDFWPAAIRKVKEKFPQFCFLAEVYWDREWTLQQQGFDFTYDKRLRDRLLEGNLGSVREHLYAAMDFQTKSARFLENHDEDRILSLMAPAKAKAAALATYTLPGLSFFYEGQWEGRRKRLPVQLGRQPLEFDPAAYGLATDGLALSKLPGLAPVDAQQVAFYDYLLQLLAQPALRTGRWELLNSSDHLLTWQWSTAEQQIQIRINYSPASTEIHLSPPGDGHWQHFLGPQVAYNVLVLGPYQWLVLERR; encoded by the coding sequence ATGCATCCCATTCTTTACGAGATCAATACCCGCGTCTGGCGGAAACGCTTCGGTGCAGCGACCCAACTGCTGGAAGTACCTGATGCTTATTGGCAGCAATTGGGCGTATTGGGGGTTGATTATGTATGGTTGATGGGCGTGTGGAAGACCGGGCCGAATGCACTGAATTACGCCCTGGAAGAAGGCCTGAAGCAAGCCTATAGCCGGGTACTTCCCGACTGGACAGAGGAAGATATCATTGGCTCTCCTTACGCTATTGATCGTTATGAGTTGGATCCTGCTCTGGGGCAGCCCGGTGACCTTAAGCTGCTAAAAGCGAAGCTCAATAACTATGGTTTGAAACTGATGCTGGATTTTGTGCCCAACCATTTTCACGCCGAAAGCAGTTGGATAACCCAACACCCGGATGTATTTCTGGAAGTAGGAGAAGACCAACTGGCGCATGATCAAGTGACCTATTATCGACTACCGGCTAACCAAGCCAAAATTTTTGCCCACGGCAAAGACCCTTATTTTGCAGCCTGGCAAGACACCGTGCAGGTCAACTACGCAGCACCGGCAGCCCGCGCATTTATGCAGGAACAACTGCTTGAGATAGCGGAAGTTTGCGATGCCGTTCGTTGCGACATGGCGATGTTGACGCTCGCCGATGTCTTTCGACAAACCTGGGGGCATGTACTCCACGAGCAGACGGAAACGCTTTATGATTTTTGGCCCGCAGCGATTCGTAAAGTCAAGGAAAAATTCCCTCAATTTTGTTTCCTGGCGGAAGTCTATTGGGATCGCGAGTGGACACTACAGCAGCAAGGATTCGATTTTACCTACGACAAACGACTTCGCGATCGCTTATTGGAAGGCAATCTAGGTAGCGTACGGGAGCACCTCTACGCAGCCATGGATTTCCAAACCAAATCCGCCCGTTTTCTGGAAAACCACGACGAAGACCGTATCCTTTCCCTGATGGCACCCGCCAAAGCCAAGGCCGCAGCGCTGGCGACGTATACCCTGCCGGGATTGAGCTTTTTCTACGAAGGGCAATGGGAAGGCCGCCGCAAACGGCTACCTGTGCAGCTGGGGCGACAGCCCTTAGAATTTGATCCGGCAGCCTATGGCCTTGCAACGGATGGCCTAGCCTTATCCAAGCTCCCCGGTTTGGCTCCTGTAGATGCTCAGCAAGTTGCTTTTTACGATTACCTCCTGCAATTGCTCGCGCAACCAGCCTTACGCACAGGCCGCTGGGAGTTGCTCAATTCCAGCGATCATCTCCTGACCTGGCAATGGAGTACTGCCGAACAGCAAATCCAGATTCGCATCAATTACAGTCCAGCAAGTACCGAAATCCACCTCTCCCCTCCAGGCGATGGCCATTGGCAGCATTTCCTGGGGCCGCAGGTAGCGTACAATGTACTGGTGCTGGGGCCTTATCAGTGGTTGGTGTTGGAGAGGAGGTAG